One part of the Gossypium raimondii isolate GPD5lz chromosome 1, ASM2569854v1, whole genome shotgun sequence genome encodes these proteins:
- the LOC105784895 gene encoding cytokinin dehydrogenase 5 isoform X1 codes for MATMLLLTFLISSLIMVTVGLAIDSMEILRLGIDGQLSVDPSDVETASLDFGLLTRGQPLAVLHPVSAQDISQVVKAVYGSNQGMTVSARGHGHSINGQAQTTNGVVIQMSGRKGGNKPPRPRVWSEERYVDVWGGELWIDVLKSTLEYGLAPKSWTDCLYLSVGGTLSNAGISGQAFNHGPQISNVYELDVVTGKGEVLTCSEDENTELFHAVLGGLGQFGIITRARISLEPAPKMVRWIRVLYSNFSAFTSDQEHLISLHAEPSNQKFDYVEGFVIVDEGLINNWRSSLLSPQNPVKISTLFPSGGVLYCLEIAKNYHESTAQTIDQEVEFLLKKLNFISTSGFTTDLLYVDFLDRVHKAELKLRSKGLWEVPHPWLNLFIPSSKIAEFDKGLFKGILGNKTSGPILIYPMNKNKWDHRSSVVTPDEGVFYLVALLRSALDNEEETQSLEYLNNQNRQILRYCDEAGIKVKRYLPHYTTQQEWMDHFGNKWDRFYEMKMEFDPRHILASGQRIFTPTFPSSSNMPS; via the exons aTGGCAACTATGCTTCTTTTAACCTTCCTTATTTCTAGTTTAATTATGGTTACAGTGGGATTGGCCATCGACTCCATGGAGATTCTTCGCCTGGGTATTGATGGTCAACTCAGCGTCGACCCCAGCGACGTCGAAACGGCTTCTCTCGATTTTGGTTTGCTCACCCGAGGTCAACCGCTGGCTGTATTGCATCCAGTTTCGGCTCAGGACATATCTCAAGTCGTTAAAGCAGTCTACGGGTCAAACCAGGGGATGACGGTGTCAGCTAGAGGACATGGGCATTCCATAAACGGACAGGCTCAGACCACAAACGGTGTAGTGATTCAGATGAGTGGGCGGAAAGGGGGGAATAAGCCACCTCGGCCTCGTGTTTGGTCTGAAGAGAGATACGTGGACGTTTGGGGTGGGGAGCTTTGGATAGATGTGTTGAAGAGTACCTTAGAGTATGGACTGGCACCCAAATCATGGACCGATTGCTTGTACCTCTCTGTTGGTGGGACTCTGTCAAATGCTGGAATCAGTGGCCAAGCTTTCAATCATGGTCCACAAATTAGCAATGTTTACGAGCTTGACGTCGTTACAG GAAAAGGTGAGGTGTTGACATGCTCGGAAGATGAAAACACAGAGCTGTTTCATGCTGTCCTTGGCGGTTTAGGACAATTTGGCATTATCACCAGAGCTAGAATTTCCCTTGAGCCGGCTCCAAAGATG GTGAGATGGATAAGAGTACTGTATTCGAATTTCTCGGCTTTTACCAGCGACCAAGAGCATCTTATATCGCTACATGCAGAGCCAAGTAACCAAAAATTCGACTACGTTGAAGGTTTCGTAATTGTAGATGAAGGGCTCATCAACAATTGGAGATCATCTTTGCTTTCCCCTCAAAACCCTGTTAAAATCTCCACTCTTTTTCCCAGTGGTGGTGTCTTGTATTGCTTGGAAATCGCCAAGAACTACCATGAATCTACTGCTCAAACCATTGACCAG GAAGTAGAGTTTCtgttgaagaaattaaattttatatcgaCATCAGGGTTTACGACTGACCTGTTGTATGTGGATTTCTTGGACCGGGTTCACAAGGCAGAGTTGAAGCTCCGGTCCAAGGGTTTGTGGGAGGTCCCTCATCCATGGCTAAACCTTTTTATACCCAGCTCAAAGATTGCTGAGTTCGATAAGGGACTCTTCAAGGGCATTTTGGGGAATAAAACAAGTGGCCCAATTCTCATCTATCCAATGAACAAGAACAA ATGGGACCATAGGAGCTCCGTGGTGACACCGGATGAGGGTGTGTTTTACCTGGTGGCATTGCTAAGGTCAGCCTTGGATAATGAGGAGGAAACCCAGAGCTTAGAGTACCTGAACAACCAGAACCGTCAGATTCTGAGATACTGTGATGAAGCTGGGATCAAGGTGAAGCGATATTTACCTCATTACACTACGCAACAGGAGTGGATGGACCACTTTGGCAATAAGTGGGATCGGTtctatgaaatgaaaatggaatttGACCCGAGGCACATTTTGGCCTCAGGCCAACGGATTTTCACACCCACCTTCCCTTCGTCATCCAACATGCCTTCATGA
- the LOC105784905 gene encoding probable ubiquitin-conjugating enzyme E2 18 isoform X1, protein MTSSSAHSRKALSKIACNRLQKELVEWQVNPPTGFKHKVTDNLQRWIIEVNGAPGTLYANETYQLQVDFPEHYPMEAPQVIFIPPAPLHPHIYSNGHICLADGERLFQKFAERDMIICNHNYILYDSWSPAMTVSSICISILSMLSSSTAKQRPADNDRYVKNCRNGRSPKETRWWFHDDKV, encoded by the exons ATGACTAGCTCCTCAGCTCATTCACGCAAG GCTTTAAGCAAGATCGCATGTAATAGACTCCAGAAAGAATTAGTGGAATGGCAAGTTAATCCACCCACTGGATTCAAGCATAAAGTCACTGATAATCTCCAaag ATGGATAATCGAAGTCAACGGAGCCCCTGGAACGCTTTATGCTAACGAAACTTATCAGCTTCAGGTTGATTTTCCTGAGCATTATCCTATGGAGGCACCCCAG GTGATTTTCATTCCTCCTGCGCCATTACATCCTCACATTTATAGCAATGGACATATTTGTTTAG CTGATGGAGAACGTTTATTTCAGAAGTTTGCAGAACGTGATATGATTATTTGTAATCATAATT ATATTCTGTATGATAGCTGGTCCCCAGCCATGACTGTAAGTTCTATCTGCATCAGCATTCTCTCCATGTTATCAAGCTCAACTGCCAAG CAAAGGCCGGCTGATAACGATCGATATGTTAAGAACTGTCGCAATGGCAGGTCTCCCAAGGAGACGAGATGGTGGTTCCATGACGATAAAGTATAA
- the LOC105784895 gene encoding cytokinin dehydrogenase 5 isoform X2 codes for MEILRLGIDGQLSVDPSDVETASLDFGLLTRGQPLAVLHPVSAQDISQVVKAVYGSNQGMTVSARGHGHSINGQAQTTNGVVIQMSGRKGGNKPPRPRVWSEERYVDVWGGELWIDVLKSTLEYGLAPKSWTDCLYLSVGGTLSNAGISGQAFNHGPQISNVYELDVVTGKGEVLTCSEDENTELFHAVLGGLGQFGIITRARISLEPAPKMVRWIRVLYSNFSAFTSDQEHLISLHAEPSNQKFDYVEGFVIVDEGLINNWRSSLLSPQNPVKISTLFPSGGVLYCLEIAKNYHESTAQTIDQEVEFLLKKLNFISTSGFTTDLLYVDFLDRVHKAELKLRSKGLWEVPHPWLNLFIPSSKIAEFDKGLFKGILGNKTSGPILIYPMNKNKWDHRSSVVTPDEGVFYLVALLRSALDNEEETQSLEYLNNQNRQILRYCDEAGIKVKRYLPHYTTQQEWMDHFGNKWDRFYEMKMEFDPRHILASGQRIFTPTFPSSSNMPS; via the exons ATGGAGATTCTTCGCCTGGGTATTGATGGTCAACTCAGCGTCGACCCCAGCGACGTCGAAACGGCTTCTCTCGATTTTGGTTTGCTCACCCGAGGTCAACCGCTGGCTGTATTGCATCCAGTTTCGGCTCAGGACATATCTCAAGTCGTTAAAGCAGTCTACGGGTCAAACCAGGGGATGACGGTGTCAGCTAGAGGACATGGGCATTCCATAAACGGACAGGCTCAGACCACAAACGGTGTAGTGATTCAGATGAGTGGGCGGAAAGGGGGGAATAAGCCACCTCGGCCTCGTGTTTGGTCTGAAGAGAGATACGTGGACGTTTGGGGTGGGGAGCTTTGGATAGATGTGTTGAAGAGTACCTTAGAGTATGGACTGGCACCCAAATCATGGACCGATTGCTTGTACCTCTCTGTTGGTGGGACTCTGTCAAATGCTGGAATCAGTGGCCAAGCTTTCAATCATGGTCCACAAATTAGCAATGTTTACGAGCTTGACGTCGTTACAG GAAAAGGTGAGGTGTTGACATGCTCGGAAGATGAAAACACAGAGCTGTTTCATGCTGTCCTTGGCGGTTTAGGACAATTTGGCATTATCACCAGAGCTAGAATTTCCCTTGAGCCGGCTCCAAAGATG GTGAGATGGATAAGAGTACTGTATTCGAATTTCTCGGCTTTTACCAGCGACCAAGAGCATCTTATATCGCTACATGCAGAGCCAAGTAACCAAAAATTCGACTACGTTGAAGGTTTCGTAATTGTAGATGAAGGGCTCATCAACAATTGGAGATCATCTTTGCTTTCCCCTCAAAACCCTGTTAAAATCTCCACTCTTTTTCCCAGTGGTGGTGTCTTGTATTGCTTGGAAATCGCCAAGAACTACCATGAATCTACTGCTCAAACCATTGACCAG GAAGTAGAGTTTCtgttgaagaaattaaattttatatcgaCATCAGGGTTTACGACTGACCTGTTGTATGTGGATTTCTTGGACCGGGTTCACAAGGCAGAGTTGAAGCTCCGGTCCAAGGGTTTGTGGGAGGTCCCTCATCCATGGCTAAACCTTTTTATACCCAGCTCAAAGATTGCTGAGTTCGATAAGGGACTCTTCAAGGGCATTTTGGGGAATAAAACAAGTGGCCCAATTCTCATCTATCCAATGAACAAGAACAA ATGGGACCATAGGAGCTCCGTGGTGACACCGGATGAGGGTGTGTTTTACCTGGTGGCATTGCTAAGGTCAGCCTTGGATAATGAGGAGGAAACCCAGAGCTTAGAGTACCTGAACAACCAGAACCGTCAGATTCTGAGATACTGTGATGAAGCTGGGATCAAGGTGAAGCGATATTTACCTCATTACACTACGCAACAGGAGTGGATGGACCACTTTGGCAATAAGTGGGATCGGTtctatgaaatgaaaatggaatttGACCCGAGGCACATTTTGGCCTCAGGCCAACGGATTTTCACACCCACCTTCCCTTCGTCATCCAACATGCCTTCATGA
- the LOC105784905 gene encoding probable ubiquitin-conjugating enzyme E2 18 isoform X2 codes for MTSSSAHSRKALSKIACNRLQKELVEWQVNPPTGFKHKVTDNLQRWIIEVNGAPGTLYANETYQLQVDFPEHYPMEAPQVIFIPPAPLHPHIYSNGHICLDILYDSWSPAMTVSSICISILSMLSSSTAKQRPADNDRYVKNCRNGRSPKETRWWFHDDKV; via the exons ATGACTAGCTCCTCAGCTCATTCACGCAAG GCTTTAAGCAAGATCGCATGTAATAGACTCCAGAAAGAATTAGTGGAATGGCAAGTTAATCCACCCACTGGATTCAAGCATAAAGTCACTGATAATCTCCAaag ATGGATAATCGAAGTCAACGGAGCCCCTGGAACGCTTTATGCTAACGAAACTTATCAGCTTCAGGTTGATTTTCCTGAGCATTATCCTATGGAGGCACCCCAG GTGATTTTCATTCCTCCTGCGCCATTACATCCTCACATTTATAGCAATGGACATATTTGTTTAG ATATTCTGTATGATAGCTGGTCCCCAGCCATGACTGTAAGTTCTATCTGCATCAGCATTCTCTCCATGTTATCAAGCTCAACTGCCAAG CAAAGGCCGGCTGATAACGATCGATATGTTAAGAACTGTCGCAATGGCAGGTCTCCCAAGGAGACGAGATGGTGGTTCCATGACGATAAAGTATAA